In the Candidatus Marinimicrobia bacterium CG08_land_8_20_14_0_20_45_22 genome, GATGGATTGCTCGGATGAGGAATCGGCTGGATAGTTACAGATAATTTTCCGGATGATTGGAGCGAAACAGACAGGAAAAGTAATATGAGGTTGCTACGGCTTAAAATCGAGAACTTTGCGATTATCAAGCAGATCGATATAGAATTCAAATCCGGTTTCACCGTGATGACTGGAGAAACCGGCGCGGGAAAATCCATTATCATTGAGGCGCTGAACCTTGCGCTAGGTGATAAAGCTTCTCAGACGGTTATTCGGTCGGGTGAAGAATTCGCTTCCGTTGAGTGTGTGTTCCAGCTCGATCGGAAAAATCCACGGCTGGTCGCCTTTTTTCAGTCAAAAAAAATCGATACGGAGCGGGAAAGCCTGATATTGCGCCGGGAGATCTCCTATACTGGACGATCAAAAGCCTGGATCAACGGCAAATCCTTTCCAGTTTCTCTTCTCAAGGAAATCGGCGATCGTTTAGTCGATTTGCACGGTCAGCATGATCATCAATCGCTTTTGAACGAAGAAACACACATTGACTTTTTGGATTCTTATGGGAATTATGCCGAATTATTGACTGAGGTAAAATCCTGCTGGCAACATCTGCGGTTGGTTCAAGATTCGTTAAATATTCTCGAACAGCGGAGGAAAATCAACCACGAAAAGCGGGAATTGTGGGAATTTCAGATAGATGAAATTCAGAAGGTTGATCCGAAATCCGGCGAGTTCGAGGAATTGACGCAAACGAAAACGCTTCTGGAAAACGCCGAAAAAATTCATGGCATCGCAGAAGAACTTACAAATGCTTTGTACGAAAATGATGCTTCGCTTTACCATCGGATTGTTGAGGTCGAAAAAAAACTCGGCAATCTGTGTCGGCTTTCTCCGATGTTTGTCAATTACCTTACCAAACTTGAAGAATCGCAGTATCTGTTTCAGGAAATCTCGAATCAATTAACCAATTTTGCGAGCGGTCTTCAGTATGATCCGCTTCAATTGGAAAAGATCAACCAGCGTCTCTATTCTTTACAGCAGTTGATGAGAAAATACGGTCCCGGTTTGGATGATGTCATGGCATACGCCGAACAAGTTAGGAAAAATCTGGCCGAAGACGACGGATCAGATATTGAATTGGCAAGGTTGACGAAAGAAGTTAAAGCCGCTACCGAAAATTATATGGCGTCGGCAAACCGATTATCGGAAAGACGTAAGGAAGAGTCAATTCATTTGGAATCAAAACTCGATTCGGCATTAAATCGGCTCGGAATTAAAGGAAGCCTGTTCAAGGTACAAATCGATCCGATTTGTGAAGTGATTGAACGAACAGTCAGCGAACCATCTAATCATTTTATGGGAGAAAAGGGAATCGATCATGTCGTCTTCCATATTTGTACGAATCCC is a window encoding:
- the recN gene encoding DNA repair protein RecN, which gives rise to MRLLRLKIENFAIIKQIDIEFKSGFTVMTGETGAGKSIIIEALNLALGDKASQTVIRSGEEFASVECVFQLDRKNPRLVAFFQSKKIDTERESLILRREISYTGRSKAWINGKSFPVSLLKEIGDRLVDLHGQHDHQSLLNEETHIDFLDSYGNYAELLTEVKSCWQHLRLVQDSLNILEQRRKINHEKRELWEFQIDEIQKVDPKSGEFEELTQTKTLLENAEKIHGIAEELTNALYENDASLYHRIVEVEKKLGNLCRLSPMFVNYLTKLEESQYLFQEISNQLTNFASGLQYDPLQLEKINQRLYSLQQLMRKYGPGLDDVMAYAEQVRKNLAEDDGSDIELARLTKEVKAATENYMASANRLSERRKEESIHLESKLDSALNRLGIKGSLFKVQIDPICEVIERTVSEPSNHFMGEKGIDHVVFHICTNPGEPLRPLADIVSGGEVSRIMLGLKSILAGRDQIPVLIFDEIDTGISGRIARIVGEELRELAKFHQIICITHLPQIAGLGLDHLSVQKITDNGRSATQIIRLSHGERIKEIATMIGGKSISQTTLRQAEELLS